In Halomonas denitrificans, one DNA window encodes the following:
- the mutL gene encoding DNA mismatch repair endonuclease MutL gives MPIRALPEHLVNQIAAGEVIERPASVVKELVENSLDAGARRVRIDIEGGGQRRIRITDDGHGIPADELPLALHPHATSKIERLEDLEAVASLGFRGEALASIGSVARLDLSSRAAGADGGMRLVAEGGRVGDPEPCPMPPGTVIDVRDLFFNTPARRKFLKTERTEFGHIDECIRRLALARMNCAFELHHNGRAVRRLPTADSDAARQRRVEDVCGQGFIDHALTVETEHQGLRLSGWIARPSFSRSQADMQFFFVNGRLVRDRLVTHAVRQAYSDVLYSGRHPAYVLMLELDPGRVDVNVHPQKTEVRFRDGRTVHDFLFSMIHRALSGTRPGSDEGRSASHAGPAAGRIDLPSTGAGWRDDRQGGLGLPVAEAVQRYAELARPSDRDGGRPLPADGGDAEVPPLGFALAQVHGIYVLAQNARGLVLVDMHAAHERIVYERMKASWQEDRVRAQTLLVPETLAVSAREVRALEQHQDSLHRLGFELQPAGPESVLIRAVPTLLATADSHALVRDVLSDLTELGDSKRVEQAIDELLSTAACHGSVRANRRLNIDEMNALLRDMERTERSDQCNHGRPTWVELDLQQLDRLFLRGR, from the coding sequence ATGCCGATCCGCGCGCTGCCCGAGCACCTGGTCAATCAGATCGCGGCCGGCGAAGTCATCGAGCGGCCCGCCTCGGTGGTCAAGGAGCTGGTCGAGAACAGCCTCGACGCCGGAGCGCGACGGGTCCGGATCGACATCGAGGGCGGTGGCCAGCGCCGCATCCGGATCACCGACGACGGTCACGGCATCCCGGCCGACGAACTGCCGCTCGCGCTGCATCCCCACGCGACCAGCAAGATCGAGCGGCTGGAAGATCTCGAGGCGGTGGCCAGCCTCGGGTTCCGCGGTGAGGCGCTGGCCAGCATCGGTTCCGTGGCCCGACTCGACCTGTCCAGTCGCGCGGCCGGTGCCGACGGCGGCATGAGGCTGGTCGCCGAGGGGGGGCGGGTCGGCGATCCCGAACCGTGCCCGATGCCGCCCGGAACGGTGATCGACGTGCGCGACCTGTTCTTCAACACGCCGGCGCGGCGCAAGTTCCTGAAGACCGAACGCACGGAATTCGGCCACATCGACGAGTGCATACGGAGGCTGGCGCTGGCCCGGATGAACTGCGCCTTCGAACTCCACCACAACGGTCGGGCGGTGCGCCGCCTGCCGACCGCCGACAGCGACGCGGCCCGACAGCGGCGGGTCGAGGACGTCTGCGGCCAGGGCTTCATCGACCATGCGCTGACCGTGGAGACCGAACACCAGGGGCTCCGCCTGAGCGGCTGGATCGCGCGTCCGAGCTTCTCCCGCAGCCAGGCCGACATGCAGTTCTTCTTCGTCAACGGCCGGTTGGTCCGCGACCGGCTGGTCACCCACGCGGTGCGCCAGGCCTATTCCGACGTGCTGTACTCGGGCCGCCACCCGGCCTACGTGCTGATGCTGGAACTCGACCCCGGCCGGGTCGACGTCAACGTCCACCCGCAGAAGACCGAGGTGCGCTTTCGCGACGGACGGACGGTCCACGATTTCCTGTTCTCGATGATCCACAGGGCGCTGTCCGGAACCCGGCCGGGGTCCGACGAAGGACGGAGCGCGTCCCATGCGGGACCGGCCGCCGGCCGGATCGATCTGCCGTCGACGGGCGCCGGGTGGCGGGACGATCGCCAGGGCGGCCTCGGGCTCCCGGTGGCCGAGGCCGTGCAGCGCTACGCCGAGCTGGCCCGGCCGAGCGACCGCGACGGTGGACGGCCGCTGCCGGCCGACGGCGGCGACGCCGAGGTCCCGCCGCTCGGCTTCGCCCTGGCCCAGGTCCATGGCATCTACGTGCTGGCCCAGAACGCCCGCGGCCTGGTGCTGGTGGACATGCACGCCGCTCACGAGCGAATCGTCTACGAGCGGATGAAGGCCTCGTGGCAGGAAGATCGCGTCCGCGCCCAGACCCTGCTCGTGCCGGAAACCCTGGCCGTTTCGGCGCGCGAGGTCCGGGCGCTGGAGCAGCACCAGGATTCCCTGCACCGGCTGGGCTTCGAGCTGCAGCCGGCCGGTCCGGAAAGCGTGTTGATCCGGGCGGTTCCGACGCTGCTGGCCACGGCCGACAGCCACGCTCTGGTCCGCGACGTGCTGTCCGACCTGACCGAGCTGGGCGACTCGAAACGCGTCGAGCAGGCGATCGACGAGTTGCTGTCGACGGCGGCCTGTCACGGATCGGTGCGCGCCAACCGGCGATTGAACATCGACGAGATGAACGCGCTGCTGCGCGACATGGAGCGGACCGAGCGGTCCGACCAGTGCAATCACGGTCGGCCGACCTGGGTCGAGCTGGACCTGCAGCAGCTCGATCGCCTGTTCCTTCGCGGCCGTTGA
- a CDS encoding DUF481 domain-containing protein has protein sequence MTKIAEFDRACKALAAAILLAASGAVAAEWTGSGELGLVFARGNSDTETVNAGFELRYEQDRWTNTLKSSYLRSENEGELDASRFVISNNTLYDLTERSYLVGSARYDQDKFSSFEYQATAGLGYGYRVLDGESHTLSVEAGPGVRFSEERDSGESETKLIARGALDYAWQISETARLENALLVESGASNTFVENALSLEVAINSAMSLKTGVAVRHNTDVAAGRDNTDVLSTVNLVYSFD, from the coding sequence ATGACGAAGATTGCTGAATTCGACCGTGCCTGCAAGGCCCTTGCCGCCGCCATCCTGCTGGCGGCGTCGGGAGCCGTCGCGGCCGAATGGACCGGGTCGGGCGAACTCGGCCTTGTCTTCGCTCGCGGAAACAGCGACACGGAGACCGTCAACGCGGGCTTCGAACTGCGTTACGAGCAGGACCGCTGGACCAACACCCTGAAGAGCAGCTACCTGCGCTCGGAGAACGAGGGCGAACTGGACGCCAGCCGCTTCGTGATTTCCAACAACACGCTCTACGATCTGACCGAGCGCAGCTACCTGGTCGGTTCGGCGCGCTACGACCAGGACAAGTTCTCCTCCTTCGAATACCAGGCCACGGCCGGCCTCGGCTACGGCTACCGGGTCCTTGACGGCGAGTCTCACACCCTGTCGGTCGAGGCCGGCCCGGGCGTACGATTCTCCGAAGAACGCGATTCCGGCGAATCGGAAACGAAGCTGATCGCACGCGGCGCGCTGGACTACGCGTGGCAGATTTCCGAAACGGCTCGGCTGGAAAACGCGCTGCTGGTCGAATCCGGCGCGTCGAACACCTTCGTCGAGAACGCGCTGTCGCTGGAGGTCGCGATCAACAGCGCGATGTCGCTGAAGACCGGGGTCGCGGTGCGGCACAACACCGACGTCGCCGCCGGTCGCGACAACACCGACGTGCTCAGCACGGTCAACCTGGTCTACAGTTTCGACTGA